The following proteins are co-located in the Candidatus Paracaedibacter acanthamoebae genome:
- a CDS encoding cob(I)yrinic acid a,c-diamide adenosyltransferase: MVQLTRIYTRGGDKGKASLGDGTRIYKSDLRMEAIGSVDEANASLGLVMLHAESDIAKILFRIQNDLFDVGADLCMSDTTQPGLRIVASQVTWLEHQIDHFNESLSPLNSFVLPGGTQLAAYLHLARTIVRRAERVIVALSLQSQINLEVVRYINRLSDLLFVLSRYTNNKGLQDVLWVPGANR; the protein is encoded by the coding sequence ATGGTTCAACTAACACGCATTTACACTCGAGGGGGAGATAAAGGTAAAGCATCGCTTGGCGATGGGACTCGAATTTATAAATCAGATTTACGGATGGAGGCAATTGGGAGTGTTGATGAAGCCAATGCTTCCCTAGGTTTGGTGATGCTGCATGCCGAAAGCGATATTGCCAAGATTCTCTTTCGCATTCAAAATGATTTATTTGATGTAGGGGCTGATCTGTGCATGTCGGATACTACTCAACCGGGTTTGCGGATTGTTGCCTCTCAGGTAACCTGGTTAGAGCATCAAATTGATCATTTTAATGAATCGTTAAGTCCTTTAAATTCTTTTGTCCTGCCCGGTGGTACGCAATTGGCGGCTTATCTGCATTTAGCACGGACAATTGTGCGCCGAGCAGAAAGAGTTATTGTTGCCTTATCCCTGCAAAGTCAGATAAATTTAGAAGTAGTAAGATATATCAATCGATTGTCAGACTTATTATTTGTTTTATCAAGGTATACAAATAATAAGGGATTGCAGGATGTGTTGTGGGTTCCAGGGGCAAACCGCTAA
- a CDS encoding exodeoxyribonuclease VII small subunit → MSENLANLSFEQALQELEALVRRLEEGRLPLEEAISAYERGVALRSHCHAKLQAAKLKVDQIVLKANGESSLKPFDSAG, encoded by the coding sequence ATGTCAGAAAACTTAGCAAATTTATCGTTTGAGCAAGCTTTGCAGGAACTTGAAGCCTTAGTGCGTCGCCTCGAAGAAGGAAGATTGCCATTGGAAGAAGCCATTAGTGCTTATGAACGAGGGGTTGCTTTACGATCCCATTGTCATGCTAAACTACAGGCAGCAAAATTAAAGGTTGATCAAATTGTTCTAAAGGCGAATGGAGAATCGTCGCTTAAACCATTTGATTCGGCAGGCTGA
- a CDS encoding polyprenyl synthetase family protein: MRFHRTSMALAAVHENSLTAFENLSSLVADSMRLVDALIDDHLKSDIPLIEQIAKHIIYSGGKRLRPALVILASHIHGHISPSTIALAAAVEFIHTATLLHDDVIDESDLRRGTPTAHTVWGNTAAILVGDFLFAKAFELMVTTGDLRVLQILSKTSAVITAGEVRQLVESHSFDLSIEASLQIMGAKTAELFGAACQTGALVAGASDQDALDFYHYGYNLGLIFQITDDVLDYQVTNDARGKVPGDDFREGKITLPVIYAYQMATVEERKFLNQTMIELNQTAEDLNRMRHLIESHKGFEKSLALAADIMRQSQPLTHKQGDFKVLLNGLLRECLTRNK, encoded by the coding sequence ATGCGATTCCATCGAACATCAATGGCTTTAGCAGCAGTTCATGAAAATTCTTTAACAGCCTTTGAGAATTTATCGTCATTAGTGGCTGATTCTATGCGCCTTGTGGATGCCCTTATTGACGATCATTTAAAAAGTGATATTCCCTTAATTGAACAAATTGCCAAGCATATTATTTATTCGGGTGGCAAGCGTCTGCGCCCTGCCCTTGTGATTTTAGCCTCTCACATTCATGGCCATATTTCTCCCTCAACGATTGCTTTGGCCGCAGCCGTTGAATTTATTCACACGGCAACCTTGCTCCATGATGATGTGATTGATGAATCCGACCTCCGCCGTGGTACTCCCACCGCGCACACGGTTTGGGGCAATACGGCCGCCATCCTTGTCGGTGACTTTCTTTTTGCCAAGGCCTTTGAATTGATGGTGACCACCGGCGATCTTCGGGTTTTACAAATTTTATCAAAAACTTCAGCAGTCATTACGGCCGGCGAAGTACGCCAGCTCGTGGAAAGTCACAGCTTTGACCTTTCCATCGAAGCGTCCTTACAAATTATGGGGGCAAAAACCGCAGAGTTATTTGGGGCGGCCTGCCAAACCGGCGCGCTGGTTGCCGGTGCCAGCGACCAAGATGCTTTAGATTTCTACCATTACGGTTACAACCTTGGTCTTATTTTCCAAATAACTGATGATGTTTTGGATTATCAGGTAACCAATGATGCCCGCGGCAAAGTACCGGGGGATGATTTTAGGGAAGGCAAGATAACATTGCCCGTAATTTACGCCTATCAAATGGCCACGGTTGAAGAGCGAAAGTTTTTAAATCAAACCATGATAGAGCTTAACCAAACAGCAGAAGATTTAAATCGAATGCGCCATCTTATTGAAAGCCATAAGGGGTTTGAGAAAAGCTTGGCGCTTGCAGCTGACATTATGCGCCAATCCCAACCCCTCACCCATAAGCAGGGCGACTTCAAAGTCTTGCTTAATGGCCTCTTAAGAGAGTGCCTCACCAGAAACAAATAA
- a CDS encoding tRNA1(Val) (adenine(37)-N6)-methyltransferase → MQSHPIKNPEITEDYLLGGRILVRQPAHGYRVAIDPIFLAASLDVQENESVLDVGAGVGAASLCLAYRVPSCKIVGLEIQRPNVRLAMENIALNNMRGRVEVLVGDLLQPPPRLAGGTFAHVMANPPYLEDHRASVSATDHKQISHTEGHVSLMQWAKFALLMARPKGTITFIYRADRLHEILSYFHGKLGDITIFPLWPGPGKPAKRVLIRGRKSSHGPTVLSQGLTLHHPDGRYTEAADNILRNGAPLIL, encoded by the coding sequence ATGCAATCACATCCCATAAAAAACCCAGAAATCACCGAAGACTACCTTCTTGGCGGTCGGATTCTTGTTCGTCAACCTGCTCACGGTTATCGTGTTGCAATTGACCCAATCTTCTTGGCGGCAAGCTTAGATGTACAAGAAAACGAAAGTGTTTTGGATGTGGGGGCTGGCGTTGGCGCAGCGTCCTTATGCCTTGCTTACCGTGTCCCTAGCTGTAAAATTGTTGGCTTGGAAATCCAGCGGCCCAATGTTCGGTTAGCGATGGAAAATATTGCTCTAAACAATATGCGGGGACGCGTTGAAGTTTTGGTAGGGGATCTGTTACAGCCACCCCCGCGTTTAGCGGGAGGAACTTTTGCCCATGTCATGGCCAATCCTCCGTATTTAGAGGATCACCGCGCCAGTGTTAGTGCGACAGATCATAAACAAATTTCCCATACCGAAGGGCATGTAAGTCTTATGCAATGGGCCAAGTTTGCCTTGCTGATGGCACGCCCCAAAGGAACAATTACCTTTATTTATCGAGCCGATCGCTTGCATGAGATTTTATCTTATTTCCATGGCAAATTAGGCGATATTACAATTTTTCCACTCTGGCCAGGTCCTGGCAAACCCGCTAAACGGGTCTTGATAAGAGGGCGGAAATCTTCCCACGGTCCGACTGTTTTGTCCCAAGGACTCACCTTGCATCATCCCGATGGACGCTATACCGAGGCGGCGGACAATATTTTACGCAATGGCGCCCCCCTTATCCTTTAA
- a CDS encoding 3-hydroxybutyryl-CoA dehydrogenase, producing the protein MIQQIVVLGGGQMGNGIAHVCAQAGYAVTVVDISEKQRELAQATITKNLDRSVSKGNLSEAAKKETLARLSFCDAIPHRDFDLLIEAVTENVVLKTKLLADASHRLKKEAIIASNTSSISLTQLAVATDRPEQVIGMHFMNPVPLMQLVEVIRSLTTSEATFQAVAEVIEKIGKTMVVSQDMPGFIVNRILMPMINEAIYSLYEGIATAEDIDRAMKLGTNQPMGPLALADLIGLDTCLAIMSVLHEGFSDSKYRPCPLLRNYVNAGWLGRKAGRGFYQYGGSVSCQKT; encoded by the coding sequence ATGATCCAACAGATTGTTGTGTTAGGTGGGGGACAGATGGGTAATGGAATTGCCCATGTCTGTGCTCAAGCTGGCTATGCCGTGACTGTGGTTGATATTTCTGAAAAACAGCGTGAACTGGCGCAAGCAACGATTACAAAGAATCTGGATCGTTCAGTTAGCAAAGGAAACTTGAGTGAAGCTGCAAAGAAAGAAACCCTGGCGCGTCTATCCTTTTGTGATGCTATTCCTCATAGGGATTTTGATCTGTTGATTGAAGCAGTCACGGAAAATGTTGTTCTTAAAACTAAACTGTTGGCCGATGCGTCGCATCGTCTTAAGAAAGAGGCTATCATTGCCAGCAACACTTCCTCTATTTCATTGACTCAATTGGCAGTGGCAACGGATCGACCTGAACAAGTTATTGGAATGCATTTTATGAATCCCGTGCCCCTTATGCAATTGGTTGAGGTTATCCGTTCGTTGACCACCAGTGAGGCAACATTTCAAGCCGTAGCTGAGGTTATTGAAAAAATCGGTAAGACAATGGTGGTGTCTCAGGACATGCCGGGCTTTATCGTCAATCGCATCTTAATGCCCATGATCAATGAGGCCATTTATTCGCTCTACGAAGGGATTGCCACGGCAGAGGATATTGATAGAGCGATGAAGTTGGGAACGAATCAACCGATGGGGCCGTTAGCGTTAGCAGACTTAATTGGGTTGGATACTTGCCTTGCGATTATGAGTGTGCTACATGAAGGATTCAGTGATAGTAAATATCGCCCTTGTCCATTGTTGCGTAACTATGTCAATGCGGGTTGGTTGGGCCGTAAAGCGGGCCGTGGTTTTTATCAATATGGTGGGTCAGTGTCATGTCAGAAAACTTAG
- a CDS encoding electron transfer flavoprotein subunit alpha/FixB family protein produces MTILILAEHDGSALKAATYNTVMAASQISGEIHVAILSNGADSVVKEAASLRGVTKVIHLKGKALEYPLAEPASKALMTLAKSYSHILAPASTYGKNILPRVAALLDVMQISDVIKVHSTDTFDRPIYAGNAIVTVKSKDPIKVITVRPTAFDKAVTDGLAAVEVVDVTESQDQSKFVSLEASKSDRPELSSARIVVSGGRALASKENFKIIEELADTLKAAIGASRAAVDAGYVPNDYQVGQTGKVVAPELYIAVGISGAIQHLAGMKDSKTIIAINKDGDAPIFQIADYGLVGDLFEIVPQLTSALKG; encoded by the coding sequence ATGACGATTCTTATTCTTGCAGAACATGATGGAAGCGCGTTAAAGGCAGCAACATACAATACAGTGATGGCAGCGAGTCAAATAAGTGGGGAAATTCACGTGGCTATTTTGAGTAACGGCGCCGATTCTGTCGTTAAAGAAGCGGCATCCCTTAGGGGCGTTACAAAAGTGATCCATCTTAAAGGAAAAGCTTTGGAGTATCCACTGGCAGAACCGGCTAGTAAAGCTCTTATGACACTTGCCAAGTCTTACAGCCATATTTTGGCACCGGCATCCACTTATGGTAAAAATATTTTACCCCGTGTAGCGGCCTTACTGGATGTGATGCAAATTTCTGATGTCATTAAGGTGCATTCTACCGATACTTTTGATCGACCTATTTACGCTGGTAACGCTATTGTGACGGTGAAAAGTAAGGATCCGATTAAAGTTATTACGGTGCGTCCAACGGCGTTTGATAAAGCAGTAACAGATGGGTTGGCTGCTGTAGAGGTGGTTGATGTCACTGAGAGTCAAGATCAATCTAAATTTGTCTCTTTGGAGGCCTCTAAGTCTGACCGTCCTGAGTTGAGCTCAGCACGGATTGTTGTCTCCGGTGGACGGGCCTTGGCGAGCAAAGAAAACTTCAAGATTATTGAAGAATTGGCCGATACCCTTAAAGCGGCTATTGGAGCCTCTCGAGCTGCCGTTGATGCAGGGTATGTTCCGAATGATTATCAGGTCGGGCAAACGGGGAAAGTGGTCGCTCCAGAGCTTTATATTGCAGTGGGTATCTCGGGAGCAATTCAGCATTTGGCAGGAATGAAGGACAGTAAAACCATCATCGCTATCAATAAGGATGGAGATGCTCCCATCTTCCAAATCGCAGATTATGGGTTGGTTGGCGATTTGTTTGAGATCGTGCCCCAATTAACTAGTGCACTTAAGGGATAG
- a CDS encoding twin transmembrane helix small protein has protein sequence MNTILTILLVIALMGVIGVLGFGLYTLLRGGEISRKHSNTAMRWRVLLQGIALLVFAIILWLGR, from the coding sequence ATGAATACGATCCTGACAATTTTACTGGTAATTGCTTTGATGGGCGTCATCGGCGTCCTTGGTTTTGGGCTTTATACCCTCTTGCGAGGGGGAGAAATTAGCCGTAAACATTCGAATACAGCCATGCGGTGGCGGGTTTTATTGCAAGGCATTGCTCTTTTAGTTTTTGCGATCATTCTTTGGCTTGGTCGCTAA
- the rodA gene encoding rod shape-determining protein RodA has protein sequence MISVYSVFDRISALSKMPLVLITLISSIGFAMLYSAADGSLAPWAYKQMIRFGVGFIIMLAVACTDIRVWMSLSYPIYGLSLILLIGVEVMGFVGMGAQRWIDLYVIQLQPSEIMKIALILALARYFHLTSLEDIFKFRNLLIPLVLILVPTVLVMRQPDLGTAMILMMSGAVLFFTTGVRLWKFLVAGGSVVAAIPIFWSMLHDYQRKRVLIFLDPESDPMKSGYHVTQSKIALGSGGWFGQGFMQGTQSHLSFLPEKQTDFIFTMFSEEFGFVGGCMLVVLFVMLLSYGFRIALSSRMHYARLVAIGINSTFFLYAFINMSMVMGMLPVVGVPLPLVSYGGTALLTLLMGQGLIFSASLYNEARTGRF, from the coding sequence ATGATTTCTGTCTATTCCGTTTTTGATCGCATTAGCGCGCTCAGTAAGATGCCGCTTGTGCTTATTACTCTGATCTCATCCATCGGATTTGCTATGCTGTACTCCGCTGCCGATGGTAGTTTGGCGCCCTGGGCTTATAAACAAATGATCCGGTTTGGTGTGGGATTTATTATTATGTTGGCGGTGGCTTGTACCGATATCCGAGTATGGATGTCACTCTCTTATCCCATTTATGGGCTATCGCTGATTTTGCTGATTGGCGTGGAGGTCATGGGGTTTGTCGGCATGGGGGCGCAGCGGTGGATTGATCTGTATGTGATTCAATTGCAACCGTCAGAAATAATGAAAATTGCTCTGATCTTAGCCTTGGCACGCTATTTCCATTTAACCTCGCTTGAGGATATTTTTAAGTTTAGAAATTTGCTAATTCCGTTAGTTTTGATTTTGGTGCCAACGGTTTTAGTGATGCGTCAGCCGGATTTGGGGACAGCCATGATCCTTATGATGTCAGGGGCGGTTCTGTTTTTTACAACCGGTGTTAGGCTTTGGAAATTTCTTGTGGCGGGCGGAAGTGTGGTTGCCGCTATTCCCATATTTTGGAGTATGCTGCATGACTATCAACGCAAACGAGTGCTTATTTTTTTGGATCCAGAAAGCGATCCGATGAAATCTGGGTATCATGTCACACAGTCAAAAATTGCCTTAGGATCCGGTGGATGGTTTGGCCAAGGATTCATGCAAGGAACTCAGAGCCATTTAAGCTTTTTGCCAGAAAAGCAAACCGATTTTATTTTCACCATGTTCAGTGAAGAGTTTGGGTTTGTTGGGGGATGCATGCTGGTTGTGCTTTTTGTCATGCTGCTCAGTTATGGGTTTCGCATAGCCTTAAGTAGTCGTATGCATTATGCGCGGCTTGTGGCCATTGGCATCAATTCAACCTTCTTTTTATATGCCTTTATTAATATGTCGATGGTAATGGGAATGCTGCCCGTAGTGGGTGTCCCCTTGCCTTTGGTTTCTTATGGTGGAACCGCTCTCTTGACCTTGTTGATGGGGCAGGGGTTAATTTTTTCCGCTAGTCTTTATAATGAAGCACGGACAGGGCGATTCTGA
- the truB gene encoding tRNA pseudouridine(55) synthase TruB yields the protein MTSGWIILDKPDGVTSTKAGSIVKRLFKQKKLGHAGTLDPFASGVLPLALGEATKVMPYVVSDIKEYEFELTFGEERDSGDLEGTVTGTTEQRPTEEHLWSVIPNFIGIITQVPPIYSALWINGQRAYDLARRGEAVEMKSRQVLIQELELLAFTGKTASLRVVCGTGTYVRSLGQDLARAVGSMGYLSKLCRTRVGKFSLQDAVNIDTLRDNALSLTGRDWLLPIRVVLDDIPAIPVSAQQAVNLRHGRSIDCPGYEGIVLILSDDQELALCKGDGQQLHPKRVFNL from the coding sequence ATGACAAGTGGATGGATTATTTTAGACAAGCCCGACGGGGTGACCTCGACCAAGGCGGGCAGCATTGTGAAGCGCCTTTTTAAACAAAAGAAATTAGGACATGCGGGTACCTTAGATCCATTCGCCTCAGGTGTCTTGCCCTTGGCGTTGGGCGAAGCCACTAAAGTCATGCCGTATGTGGTAAGCGATATAAAGGAATATGAATTTGAACTGACCTTTGGGGAAGAGCGGGATTCTGGCGATTTAGAGGGGACAGTTACAGGAACAACAGAGCAGCGGCCGACAGAAGAACACCTTTGGTCTGTCATTCCTAATTTTATCGGCATAATTACGCAAGTTCCGCCGATCTACTCCGCGCTGTGGATTAATGGGCAGCGGGCATATGATTTAGCACGGCGCGGTGAGGCGGTAGAGATGAAATCCCGTCAAGTGCTGATCCAAGAATTGGAATTATTGGCCTTTACTGGAAAGACGGCCAGCCTGCGTGTTGTTTGTGGAACGGGAACGTATGTGCGATCCTTAGGACAGGATTTGGCAAGAGCTGTTGGTTCAATGGGGTATTTGTCCAAGCTATGTCGGACACGGGTTGGAAAATTTTCATTGCAAGATGCTGTAAATATAGATACTTTAAGAGACAATGCGCTTTCATTGACTGGGCGTGATTGGTTGTTGCCCATTAGGGTCGTACTGGACGACATCCCGGCGATTCCTGTATCGGCGCAACAGGCGGTGAATTTGCGCCATGGGCGATCAATAGATTGTCCGGGGTATGAGGGAATAGTTCTTATTCTCTCAGACGATCAAGAGCTTGCTTTATGTAAGGGTGATGGTCAGCAATTGCACCCAAAAAGAGTGTTTAATTTATAA
- the rpsO gene encoding 30S ribosomal protein S15, translated as MSITAERKLEVVKEFATKPGDTGSPEVQVAILTERIRNLTGHMSDHKKDFHSRRGLLIMVGQRRRLLDYVKKTNESRYQDLIKRLGLRR; from the coding sequence ATGTCGATTACAGCAGAACGCAAATTAGAAGTTGTTAAAGAGTTTGCAACAAAGCCTGGTGATACTGGCTCCCCTGAAGTACAGGTTGCTATTTTAACAGAACGCATTCGCAATCTAACAGGTCACATGTCTGATCATAAAAAAGACTTTCACTCACGACGTGGATTGTTGATTATGGTTGGTCAACGTCGGCGCCTTCTTGATTATGTTAAGAAGACCAATGAGTCACGTTATCAAGATTTGATTAAGCGTTTAGGTCTACGCCGCTAA
- a CDS encoding DUF4172 domain-containing protein, with translation MHYNWQHPNWPNFEYDLSGIQSVLYDYARESNGIMAALDQFPENYRLEALLDLMVSEAIGAVKPDYKK, from the coding sequence ATGCACTATAATTGGCAGCATCCGAATTGGCCAAATTTTGAGTATGATTTGTCCGGTATTCAGTCGGTATTGTATGATTATGCGCGTGAATCCAATGGAATTATGGCTGCATTGGATCAGTTTCCAGAAAATTACAGACTAGAAGCTTTGCTAGACCTGATGGTGAGTGAAGCTATCGGTGCCGTCAAACCAGATTATAAAAAATAA
- a CDS encoding electron transfer flavoprotein subunit beta/FixA family protein has translation MKVLVAVKRVVDYNIKIRVKSDGSGVELNNVKMSINPFDEIAVEEAVKLKEKGVASEVVVCSIGSKSCQETLRFALALGVERAIHIDAEDSPEPLVVAKILKKICEEESPNLVILGKQAIDDDCNQVGQMLSALLDWPQGTFISELSIEGDKANITREVDGGLEKIQINLPAIITTDLRLNVPRFAALPNIMKAKTKPLAVVEAGSLGIDTDRRLEVLKTMEPPIRQGGTKVATVEDLIDQIKKVI, from the coding sequence ATGAAAGTTCTGGTCGCAGTTAAGCGCGTGGTGGATTATAATATAAAGATTCGCGTCAAATCTGACGGTTCTGGCGTTGAACTTAATAACGTCAAAATGTCGATTAATCCATTTGATGAAATCGCTGTTGAAGAAGCGGTGAAGCTAAAAGAAAAAGGGGTCGCCAGCGAAGTTGTTGTGTGCTCCATCGGAAGCAAGTCTTGCCAAGAGACCTTGCGCTTTGCCTTGGCCTTAGGGGTTGAACGTGCTATTCATATTGATGCGGAAGACTCGCCTGAACCCTTAGTCGTGGCTAAAATTCTGAAGAAAATTTGTGAAGAGGAGTCACCTAATTTAGTCATTCTGGGTAAGCAAGCCATTGATGATGATTGTAATCAGGTGGGGCAAATGCTATCGGCGCTCTTAGATTGGCCGCAAGGAACCTTTATTTCTGAATTGTCTATTGAGGGGGACAAAGCCAACATTACACGTGAAGTGGATGGGGGCTTAGAAAAAATTCAAATCAACTTACCTGCTATTATCACCACGGATCTTCGTCTTAATGTGCCCCGTTTTGCGGCCTTACCTAACATTATGAAGGCGAAAACGAAACCATTGGCGGTGGTTGAGGCGGGCTCATTGGGAATTGATACCGATCGCCGTTTAGAAGTTTTAAAAACCATGGAACCACCGATTCGTCAAGGAGGCACCAAAGTTGCCACTGTGGAAGACCTAATTGATCAAATTAAAAAGGTGATTTAA
- a CDS encoding SagB/ThcOx family dehydrogenase, protein MLRNNNEKKLYPNPDVIFYLADEGIVAVNTLTKEEYDLMDTYFSRLKFWNGQRSDKMNAIDVDLLAGDLVLESLADRSQWEGDRLSELFHTATRNPAIMVPSLSEEEAARQFVEMSQLKQKKLERFIPPAIDIIKLPEPHLKVIHDTSLFEVCKNRKTSRSFNGDPVALSHLSDLLFMSFGYIHGKEWEEIAAEDLNTVSERKSSPSGSGVQACDAYLAVVSIEGLVPGYYHYRADGHELALLTPECDAAAISHSVCDQFWVKGAACGIFITVDMNRVWYKSDLARAYAYVFLEAGHISQTTLLNATALGLKTWLSGSMRDEFVAEKFGLDGWRHFPVTSVFIGHGIEDAVPQKIRETALELRQG, encoded by the coding sequence ATGTTAAGAAATAATAATGAAAAAAAACTCTACCCCAATCCTGATGTTATTTTTTATCTTGCTGATGAAGGAATCGTTGCCGTTAATACACTCACTAAAGAAGAATATGATCTCATGGATACTTATTTTTCTCGATTGAAGTTTTGGAATGGTCAGCGGAGCGATAAAATGAATGCCATTGATGTTGATCTATTGGCGGGTGACCTGGTTCTTGAATCTTTAGCGGATCGATCTCAATGGGAAGGCGATCGTTTATCTGAGTTATTTCATACGGCAACTCGTAATCCAGCGATTATGGTACCGTCCCTATCTGAAGAGGAAGCTGCAAGACAATTTGTTGAAATGTCTCAGTTAAAACAAAAAAAGCTAGAGCGTTTTATTCCTCCCGCCATCGACATTATTAAATTGCCTGAGCCTCATCTCAAGGTCATTCATGACACCAGCTTGTTTGAAGTATGCAAAAATCGTAAAACATCGCGGAGTTTTAATGGCGATCCTGTCGCTCTCTCGCATCTCTCAGATTTATTATTCATGAGTTTTGGCTATATTCATGGTAAAGAATGGGAAGAAATTGCGGCAGAGGATTTGAATACAGTGTCTGAAAGAAAATCTTCTCCTTCCGGCAGCGGCGTTCAAGCCTGTGATGCTTATTTAGCTGTGGTGAGCATCGAGGGCCTCGTACCAGGTTATTATCACTATCGTGCCGACGGCCATGAATTGGCATTGTTAACGCCAGAATGTGATGCGGCTGCTATTTCTCATAGCGTTTGTGACCAATTTTGGGTAAAAGGGGCAGCCTGCGGCATTTTTATAACCGTTGATATGAACCGCGTCTGGTATAAAAGCGATTTGGCCCGTGCCTATGCTTATGTCTTTCTTGAGGCCGGCCATATTTCGCAGACAACGTTATTAAACGCAACAGCTTTAGGACTTAAGACCTGGTTGTCAGGATCCATGCGGGATGAATTTGTGGCTGAAAAGTTTGGTCTAGATGGATGGCGCCATTTTCCCGTAACGTCTGTTTTTATTGGCCATGGAATAGAGGACGCCGTGCCTCAAAAAATAAGAGAGACGGCGCTTGAGTTACGTCAAGGATAG
- a CDS encoding alpha/beta hydrolase — MFNKSIFLSAMLWASFALGGEEGEPASSSSFLTMLGSSYIESLRNLPENTIVKSFYWTGGGKVVEKVAIPLNGQNPHYKPIGWDAYSEKVATHTLDGIRITGNWLASGNLETVIMFHGNGMNADDYEPWATWFNWQGFNALALTIQGYPGSEGTSENLPMASALLVEAAFRFAMHEKNIPLEKIAVYGLSLGGAYATYAGRYLGVPVILQNTLTTIGDMPQNIISNYFPSIVGRAIARSNLDYQPPMPELESLGIFAARGSVPLNSYNNIENLKNTNSPVMILFGEKDWLMGREKRAQELYKARYGKTAEIDQNLFVKISDGDHCDVFLGNIKAEAQVREFLQAQLR; from the coding sequence ATGTTTAATAAATCTATTTTTTTAAGTGCGATGCTGTGGGCATCTTTTGCCTTGGGGGGAGAAGAAGGAGAGCCAGCGAGTTCTTCTTCTTTCCTGACAATGTTAGGCTCTTCTTATATAGAATCCCTTAGGAATTTGCCAGAAAATACAATAGTGAAATCTTTCTATTGGACTGGTGGTGGTAAAGTTGTGGAAAAAGTTGCTATTCCTTTAAATGGACAAAATCCGCATTATAAGCCAATTGGATGGGATGCTTATAGTGAAAAAGTTGCAACTCATACCCTGGATGGCATACGGATAACAGGAAATTGGTTAGCAAGCGGGAATCTCGAAACTGTTATTATGTTCCATGGTAATGGGATGAACGCTGATGATTATGAACCCTGGGCAACCTGGTTTAATTGGCAAGGGTTTAATGCGTTGGCGTTAACAATCCAGGGGTATCCAGGTAGTGAGGGAACTTCTGAAAATTTACCCATGGCCTCGGCTTTGCTCGTGGAGGCAGCTTTTCGATTTGCTATGCACGAGAAAAATATTCCCTTAGAGAAAATTGCTGTATATGGGTTATCTCTCGGTGGTGCTTATGCAACTTATGCGGGTCGATATTTAGGAGTGCCAGTTATTTTACAGAATACTCTCACCACCATTGGTGATATGCCGCAGAATATTATTAGTAATTATTTTCCATCGATTGTAGGGCGAGCCATAGCTCGCTCAAATCTTGATTATCAACCCCCAATGCCAGAACTTGAGAGTTTGGGTATCTTTGCCGCGCGGGGAAGCGTGCCTCTTAATTCTTACAATAACATAGAAAACCTTAAAAATACCAACAGCCCTGTCATGATTTTGTTTGGTGAAAAAGATTGGTTAATGGGAAGGGAGAAGCGTGCCCAAGAATTGTATAAGGCGCGTTATGGCAAGACTGCAGAGATAGATCAAAATTTATTTGTTAAAATTTCTGATGGCGATCACTGTGATGTATTCTTGGGAAATATTAAAGCTGAAGCCCAAGTGAGAGAGTTTTTGCAGGCTCAACTAAGATAA